The window GTCCGGGCGGGAGGGGTGGTGGTGAAGAACGTCCAGGGCTACGACCTGGTCCGGCTTTTCGTGGGGAGCTTCGGCCTTCTGGGCCGGGCGGAGGAGGTGGTGCTGCGCCTGCGCCCCGGGCGGGCCCAGGCCTTCCTGCGGCGGCCCTTTTCCGGGAGCTTCCCCCGCCTCGTTCCCACCCCCCGGTTCCTCTTCGCCCTCGAGGACGAGGAAGGCCCGTGGCTCTACGCCTACCACTTCGGCCACCCCAAGGAGGTGGAGCGGTTCCGGGAGGCCTTCGGGGGGGAGGAGGCCCGGCCTTTGGACCTGAGGCCCCGCTTCCCCCGCGGCCTGGGCCTGGGGGAGGGGCCCCTTTGGGACCTGCGCTTCCGCTACCAGGACGGCGGCGCCTCTCCTCCCCCGCCCCCGGCCTTCCTGCGCCTCGCCCGGGTGCTGTAGCCGGGTGGATTTCCCGGAGGGCCCAAGGGTAAGCTTTAGGGGAAAGGAGGTCAGCATGAACGCGAAGGAGTTCTTCGCCGCCCTCTTTGACCTGGCCTTTGAGCGGTTCGTGACCATCCAGCTCACGGGGCTCGTCTACGCCCTGGCCCTGGCGGTGGGGGGCATCTACGCCCTCTTCGCCGTGGTGGGGGCCTTTGAGGCCTCCGCGGGCCTCGGCGTCCTCACCCTCCTCGTCCTCGCTCCCCTCGGGTTCCTCCTCTACGCCGTCGCCGTCCGGGTGGGCCTCGAGGCCCTGGTCTCCCTCATCCGCATCGCCGAGAACACCCGGGAGATCCGGGACGCCCTGCGGAAGGAAAAGGCCTGAACCTACCCCCCGGCGAAGGCCGGGGTGGGATCAGACCCAGACCAGGCCGAGCCGGGCCTCCAGGTGGCCCACCTCGAGGCCCCGGTGGTTGCGCACGGGGGGGCGGTCCCAAGGCGTCTTTCCCGGATCCAGGCCCAAGGCCCGGAGGAGGGCCACCACCGCCACCTCCCGGGCCAGGGTGGCCCCGTCCTCCACCTTCAAGGCCACGCCCAAAGGCCCCCGGGGGCCCTCCAGAAGGGCGAGGCCGTAGTACCCGTCCGCGCCCCGTTTGGCCACCACGGGGAGCCGCTCCATGAGGAGGGTGTCCACGCTCCCCGGCCCCGCCACCAGGTCGGGGTGGCGGCGCATGGCCTCCCGCACCCGGAGGAGGGGCGTCCGGTAGGCCTCGGGCGCGCGGCCAGGGTCCGCCAGGAGGAAGAAGGCCCGGGCGGCCCGGGCCAAGGAGAGGGCGAAGGTGGGGACGCTGCACCCGTCGGTGGCGAGCCCGGGCCGGGCCCCGGAGAGGGCCTCCAGGGTGGCCAGGTTGAGGCGCTGGACGGGGTGGTCCGGCAGGTGGTACCCCTCCGCGGGCGCCCCCAGGGCCAGGGCCGCGGCCAGCATCCCGGCGTGCTTCCCCGAGCAGTTGTGGTGCAGGGGGGTGGGCGCAAGGCCCTGGGCCTCGAGGGCCGCCCGCGCCTCCCGGGAGAAGGGCGGGTGGACCCCGCAGACCAGGTGCTCCGGCCCAAGCCCGAGCTTCCCCAGGAAGCGGGCCGCCACCTCCACGTGCCGGGGCGTCCCGTCGTGGCTCGCCGTGGCCAAGGCCACCTCCTCCTCCGTGAGGCCAAAACGCTCCACCGCCCCCGTGAGGTAAAGGGCCAGGGCCTGGAAGGGCTTGGCGGAGGAGCGCAGGTAGGCCACCCGCCCGGGGTCGCCCGCGTAGGCCACAAGCCCCTCCGGGCCCCAGAGGGCCAGGGAAACGCGGTGCCGGTTTTCCACCAAGGAGCCGCGGTAAACGAGGACCTCGGCGCTCACGCCCCGAGTCTACGCCGGGCCTCCTGCAAAAGCGAGCGCCAGTCCAGGCCCATGAGGGGACAGGGAAGCCCTTCCAGCCGGGCCTCCGCCTTCCTCAGGTTGCGCAGGCCCGGCCGGCCCAAGCGCCTCTGGTGGAGGGCCGCCGCCAAAAGGATCACCCCCTGGAGGAGGCGGCGCTCCTCCCCCGTGGCCTTAAGCCAGTAGGGCTCCAGGACCTCGTGCACCTCGTAGTACCGCCCCGCCCGCCACAGGCCCAGGACCTCCTCCCAGTCGGGCACCACGCCCCCAGCTTACCGGGCTATACTCGTCCCATGCGCCTCCTCGCCCTCCTCGTCCTGCTGGGGCCGGCCTTGGCCCTGCGGCTCGCCACCACCACCAGCGTCTACGACTCGGGGCTTCTGGACCGGCTCCTAGAGGCCTTCCTCCGGGAAACGGGGATCCGGGTCCAGGTGCTGGCGGTGGGCACGGGCCAGGCCCTGAGGCTTGCGGAGCGGAAGGACGTGGACGCCGTCTTGGTCCACGCCCCCTCCCTGGAGCGGGAGGCCCTGGCCCGGGGGATCACCGCCGAGCCCTACTGCCTGGCCCAAAACGCCTTCCTCCTCGCGGGGCCCGAGGCGGACCCGGCCCAGGTACGGGAAGCAGAGAACGTTTTAGAGGCCCTGCGGCGCATCGCGGCCCAAAAGGCCCCCTTCGTCTCCCGCGGGGACCGCTCGGGCACCCACCTCAAGGAGCTGGAGCTTTGGGAGAAGGCGGGCCTGAAGCCCCAGGGCCCTTGGTACCTGGAAAGCGGCGCAGGCATGGGCCAGACCCTCGTCCTGGCGGCGGAGAAGGGGGCCTACACCCTCACCGACCTCGCCACCTTCCTCACCGTGGGGAAGAGGCGGGGCCTGAAGGCCCTTTACGCCCGGGAGGACCCCCTCCTCCTCAACCAGTACGCCTTCCACCTGGTCCCGGGAAGCCCCGGGGAAGGCGAGGCCCAAAGGCTTAGGGCCTTCCTCGCCTCGGAGGAGGCCGCCCGGATCGTGGCCGGCCTCCGGGTGGAGGGCACCCCCCTCTTCGCCCCCCTTCGGGGCCGGTGCGCCTTCCCCTTGCGCCCCTAGCCATGCCCCCTGCCGAGATCCTGGAGATCGCCCTGAGAAGCCTCGCCGTGGCCGGGGGGGCCACCCTCCTCGCCGCCCTCTTCGGGGTGCCCCTCGGCCTCTGGCTCGCCCTGCGGGGGGGTGGAGGGGTCTGGGGCAGGGTCCTCCTCTACTCCGGGCTCGCCCTGCCCTCGGTGGTGGTGGGCCTCCTCTTCTACCTCCTCCTCTCCCGCTCCGGGCCTCTCGGCTTCCTCAACCTCCTCTACACCCCCTGGGCCATGGTGCTGGCGGAGGCCACCCTGGCCTTCCCCCTGATCGCCGCCTTCGTCCTCTCGGGAGCCCGTGGCCGGGTGGAGGAGGTCCGCCTTCTGGTGCGGAGCCTAGG of the Thermus thermophilus HB8 genome contains:
- a CDS encoding substrate-binding domain-containing protein is translated as MRLLALLVLLGPALALRLATTTSVYDSGLLDRLLEAFLRETGIRVQVLAVGTGQALRLAERKDVDAVLVHAPSLEREALARGITAEPYCLAQNAFLLAGPEADPAQVREAENVLEALRRIAAQKAPFVSRGDRSGTHLKELELWEKAGLKPQGPWYLESGAGMGQTLVLAAEKGAYTLTDLATFLTVGKRRGLKALYAREDPLLLNQYAFHLVPGSPGEGEAQRLRAFLASEEAARIVAGLRVEGTPLFAPLRGRCAFPLRP
- a CDS encoding DUF4282 domain-containing protein, encoding MNAKEFFAALFDLAFERFVTIQLTGLVYALALAVGGIYALFAVVGAFEASAGLGVLTLLVLAPLGFLLYAVAVRVGLEALVSLIRIAENTREIRDALRKEKA
- a CDS encoding DUF309 domain-containing protein produces the protein MVPDWEEVLGLWRAGRYYEVHEVLEPYWLKATGEERRLLQGVILLAAALHQRRLGRPGLRNLRKAEARLEGLPCPLMGLDWRSLLQEARRRLGA
- a CDS encoding ABC transporter permease → MPPAEILEIALRSLAVAGGATLLAALFGVPLGLWLALRGGGGVWGRVLLYSGLALPSVVVGLLFYLLLSRSGPLGFLNLLYTPWAMVLAEATLAFPLIAAFVLSGARGRVEEVRLLVRSLGGKERHVLPTLLAESRRTLAAALAAGFGGAISEVGAATLVGGDIRHHTRVLTTAIVVETRMGELHAALALGAVLLGIALLVTAFLVILERE
- a CDS encoding FAD-binding oxidoreductase yields the protein MEVHAADQYLVAPGEADLLEVHARLAGTGLFPPFPPVELPGGVGGLVARGGFAQTFFFPAEVLGLTFRTPKGRRVRAGGVVVKNVQGYDLVRLFVGSFGLLGRAEEVVLRLRPGRAQAFLRRPFSGSFPRLVPTPRFLFALEDEEGPWLYAYHFGHPKEVERFREAFGGEEARPLDLRPRFPRGLGLGEGPLWDLRFRYQDGGASPPPPPAFLRLARVL
- a CDS encoding asparaginase encodes the protein MSAEVLVYRGSLVENRHRVSLALWGPEGLVAYAGDPGRVAYLRSSAKPFQALALYLTGAVERFGLTEEEVALATASHDGTPRHVEVAARFLGKLGLGPEHLVCGVHPPFSREARAALEAQGLAPTPLHHNCSGKHAGMLAAALALGAPAEGYHLPDHPVQRLNLATLEALSGARPGLATDGCSVPTFALSLARAARAFFLLADPGRAPEAYRTPLLRVREAMRRHPDLVAGPGSVDTLLMERLPVVAKRGADGYYGLALLEGPRGPLGVALKVEDGATLAREVAVVALLRALGLDPGKTPWDRPPVRNHRGLEVGHLEARLGLVWV